Proteins from a genomic interval of Chanodichthys erythropterus isolate Z2021 chromosome 6, ASM2448905v1, whole genome shotgun sequence:
- the rpl22 gene encoding 60S ribosomal protein L22, which translates to MAPIKKQVTKGGKKKKQVLKFTLDCTHPVEDGIMDAANFEQFLQERIKVNGKAGNLGGGVVSIERSKSKITVTSEVPFSKRYLKYLTKKYLKKNNLRDWLRVVANTKESYELRYFQINQDEEEEDDED; encoded by the exons ATGGCCCCGATT AAAAAGCAGGTGACCAAGGGTGGGAAGAAGAAAAAGCAGGTCCTGAAGTTCACCCTGGACTGCACCCATCCTGTGGAGGATGGCATCATGGATGCTGCTAACTTT GAACAGTTCCTTCAGGAGCGCATCAAAGTGAATGGTAAAGCTGGTAACTTGGGTGGTGGCGTGGTCTCCATCGAAAGGAGCAAGAGCAAAATCACAGTGACATCAGAGGTCCCCTTCTCTAAAAG GTACCTGAAGTATCTTACCAAGAAGTACCTGAAGAAGAACAACCTGCGTGACTGGCTGCGTGTAGTAGCGAACACCAAGGAGAGCTATGAACTACGCTACTTCCAGATAAATCAagatgaggaggaggaagatgaCGAAGATTAA